A segment of the Aromatoleum aromaticum EbN1 genome:
CCGCGTGAAGGCCGGCCAGGTGCTCGGCGAGATGGATCCGGTGGATCTCGATCAGCGTATCCGGGCGCAGGGGGCGGCGCTCAAGCGGGCCGAGGCGGCGCTGCGCGAAGCGGCAGCGCGCCAGAATTTCGCCCGAAGCCAGGCACGCCGCTACGAGCAGCTCTTCGCCGTACGCACGATCAGCGAGGAGCTCGCGACAACGAAACACCAGGAACTGCAGATCGCCGACGCCGCGTTGTCTGGCGCCCGGGAAGAGCTGCTCCGGGCCCGTTCCGACGGTGAAGCCCTGGTCGCGCAGCGCAACAACCTGCGCCTGGTCGCGCCGGTCGACGGCTTGGTCGCAGTTCGCGACGTCGATCCCGGCACGACGATCGTCGCAGGGCAGCCGGTCGTCGAAGTGATCGCGCCCGAAAGCCTGTGGATCAACACCCGCTTCGACCAGATCAGCGCGTCCGGGCTGGCCGCCGGACTTCCGGCGCGCGTCGTGCTGCGCTCGCGCAACGGCCAGGCGTTGACGGGCCGCGTGCTGAGGGTCGAGCCGATGGCGGACGCGGTGACCGAGGAGACCTTGGCGAAAGTCGCGTTCGATTCGCGGCCGGAGCCGCTGCCGCCGATCGGCGAACTCGCCGAGGTGACGGTCGCGCTGCCGGCGCTCCCCGCCGCGCCGGTGATTCCGAACGCCGCGGTTCGCCGCGAAGCAGGGCAGGTCGGCGTGTGGAAAATTGTCGACGGCGATGCACGCTTCACACCGGTGAAGCTCGGTGCCGGGGACCTCGACGGCCACGTGCAGGTGCTCGAGGGAGTCCGGGACGGCGAGCAGGTCGTCGTGTATAGCGAAAAGGCGCTCACGGCGGGCAGCCGGATCCATGTCGTCGACGACATCCCCGGAGTGCCGCGATGATCAGCCTCGCCGGCCGCGACATCCTTCATGCGTGGGGAAAATTCGTTTTTACCGGCATCGGCCTGGGGTTGCTGATCGGCGTGACGCTGACGATGGCCGGCGTGTACCGCGGCATGGTCGACGACGGCAGGGCGCTGCTCGACAACAGCGGTGCCGACCTGTGGGTCGTGCAAAAGGACACGCTGGGCCCTTACGCGGAATCGTCCAGCGTCAATGACGATGTGTACCGCAGCCTCCTCGCGATGCCCGGAATCGCGCAGGCGGTCAACGTCACGTATCTGACGATGCAGGTTCGCAGCAAAGACCGGGACGTACGAGCGATGGTGGTCGGCATCGCGCCCGGCCAACCCGGGATTCCCGGCTGGCCACCTTATCTCGTCGCCGGCCGCCAGATCACGCGCGGGCACTACGAGGCCGTCGCCGACATTGCGAGCGGTTTCAGGCTCGGCGACCGCCTCGCGATCCGTCGCAATCATTACGTCGTGGTGGGGTTGACCCGGCGCATGGTGTCGTCGAGCGGCG
Coding sequences within it:
- a CDS encoding efflux RND transporter periplasmic adaptor subunit, with product MRRLPLQGRTLALVAVIVPLLALFIYVALRSGPLAPVSVTLASVETRPVTPALFGIGTVQTRYTYRIGPTFAGRVKRLDVHVGDRVKAGQVLGEMDPVDLDQRIRAQGAALKRAEAALREAAARQNFARSQARRYEQLFAVRTISEELATTKHQELQIADAALSGAREELLRARSDGEALVAQRNNLRLVAPVDGLVAVRDVDPGTTIVAGQPVVEVIAPESLWINTRFDQISASGLAAGLPARVVLRSRNGQALTGRVLRVEPMADAVTEETLAKVAFDSRPEPLPPIGELAEVTVALPALPAAPVIPNAAVRREAGQVGVWKIVDGDARFTPVKLGAGDLDGHVQVLEGVRDGEQVVVYSEKALTAGSRIHVVDDIPGVPR